The sequence GTGACAGAATGTAATAGAATTAATGTGCTATATATAAAAGCCAAAATGATTCATCTGTATCTTTCTCATCTGATTCTGATATTGTAGTTTGTGCCTTTTGCCAATCGACTTAGTTGTCAGGGTTtcattatgtaaaaaaaaaagaagctaaaagCCTGAAAGAACTCTTGTATTCCCCTTTTTGCTAATTGATTCAGGAATCATTGACAGTTTCGATAGAGAGTGAAAACATTTACATTTTGTGACTAACAATTAACAAATGTATGATGAGTTGGATTTATGGTGCTGTAAAAGCCTTTCACTATGTGTTTAAAGTTACAGGAATACATGCCTTTTTTATTCCCTGAAGAGTGTTTATCAGTCTTATTATATATGCCAAATACTCTTTTGACTTTTGTCTTCGTTGAGAAAAAACTGGCCGCCATGATCGAGCTGAATCACCCCGATAAGAGGAGAGAAATGGAAGACGAGGGATCTGATGATATCTGTAACTCGAGATATCTCAAGCCGGTCAGAGTCGGAGGAACTCGAAGGCAGCAGCCCACCCGGCCTGAGTCGGGTGCACCGAGTCCCAGTAGAAGTGTTCCTCCGGGCGGCGACACACCCTGTACAACCTGTTCCCCTCGGCGTCGATCTCTCCACACTCCGTCGTGTTGGATCTACTCTCACAACATGGCACCAACGGGTGCTTGATCTCCTTTGCTCCCTTCGCTGCAACGTGGAAGAAGAATAGATCAGAAGAAGAAAGCCACTGAATTCGTGCGAGATTGCGGAGCTGCAGACCTCGATGGAGCACGTTCAAGAAGGCTGTGTTGACGTCGAGAGAGAGGAAGGTGGTGTCACTGCCTCCACCCAACTCCTGCATCAGCTCGTCGACCCTGCGGTTGTGCTCTGCGACCGCGGATGACACGTTCGAGTAGCAGGCCGTGTACTTGGTCGGCCTGGTGTAGTACGGAACGCATCCGATCGGGTGCAGGTTGGTGACGATGACCTTCGGCACCCCGATGTGACTGAGGCGTTTCAGATCTACCTTGAGCTGCGCGAACAAACGGTGCATGAATCCATGGAGGTGCTGCAAGCAGAGGGAAGAACTCCATCAGCCCGCGAACTGCGGCTTCGTTCATGTTAATCGACACTCACGTGCAAGTAGTCCGGATCGAGCTCGGAAAGGAATTGGTAATCGTTCCCGGAGACAGCAATCAGCGCAGCGGAAGACTTGAGGTCGTGTCTTGAGAAGACGCCATCGTCGATCTGAGCCTGGAACTTGTCTATCTGAGCTGTTAGGTTGCTCTGGAAGTTGCCGGTGTCGAAGATCCCGGAACCGGCGACGGCGAAGTTCATGCCGTATGGCAGCAGCTTCTGGCCGAACTTTCTGATCCTGTAAGGAATGGGAGATCTGATCCGCAAAAACGAGGCTGCCACACCATGTAGACACAGCTTTTACTGCAGTTCTTAGATATGCTTGCGGTCTAACCGAGTCAAGGAATCATGTCATAAAGCGAGAGAGAGACAGACCAACGTAGTCGGTGAGGACTCTGCCATCGGAGAAGCGGCCAGTGGGCTTCCTAGGGAAGGTCATGCCGTAAGGATCGAACCATGAACGCGCGAGCCTCCCCAGCAACCTCCCCAGGTTGCCGGTGTCGACGTAGGAGTCGCCGAAGACGAACAGCTTATTGACATAGTGATGCTCTGGTCTCTGCTTGCCGTGAGCAGAACCAGCAATCCGAGTCCCTGAAACATGAATCAGTCAAGACATGGAAAAAGGGCTCGGTGAAGGAGATGACGGTCTTACCCATCACGAGGAACACTAAAGAGAAGGCATAGAGAAGGGCAAGGAATCGGTTGGCCTTCGCCATGGTAGAAGACACAGAGACACAGAGACAGAGAAATGGAGCTGCTGAGATTCATGTATCGAGACCGTCGAGGAGAATTTATAGGGATACGACTGGATTTGGAATCTTGTTTGCTTCCAAGGAAATAAAGATCGAAGACATGAGAGTTAATATTATTATATCGGCGTAGTATATATCGATCGACAATGGAATGTTGATTGGGGGCATCAGTAAATTAATGGTATCTCGGTATTAACTGAGTTCATATTGTCATCGTCATACAAAGCAGTTGATATGCTTTCCTTCGGCCTCAGAGTTCGTTGTCGAGCCCGTCCATGTCGACTTCCCGGAACACGGCAAGCTGAGGGAGACCTCCTTGCCGAGGGAGACCTCCTTGCTGAGTTCGTCCATGTCGACTTCCGGGGACACGTCAGCTGTGGGCGACGAAGCCTAACTCTATCATTAAGTTTATTCTAAAGTAGATTCTGATTGTTCGAGGTGGAATTgactaaatgtatatatatatatatatatatatatatatatttttattacttatCAAGTAGTTTGATCTTGC comes from Musa acuminata AAA Group cultivar baxijiao chromosome BXJ3-3, Cavendish_Baxijiao_AAA, whole genome shotgun sequence and encodes:
- the LOC135632911 gene encoding GDSL esterase/lipase At5g03610-like isoform X1 — encoded protein: MAKANRFLALLYAFSLVFLVMGTRIAGSAHGKQRPEHHYVNKLFVFGDSYVDTGNLGRLLGRLARSWFDPYGMTFPRKPTGRFSDGRVLTDYVASFLRIRSPIPYRIRKFGQKLLPYGMNFAVAGSGIFDTGNFQSNLTAQIDKFQAQIDDGVFSRHDLKSSAALIAVSGNDYQFLSELDPDYLHHLHGFMHRLFAQLKVDLKRLSHIGVPKVIVTNLHPIGCVPYYTRPTKYTACYSNVSSAVAEHNRRVDELMQELGGGSDTTFLSLDVNTAFLNVLHRAKGAKEIKHPLVPCCESRSNTTECGEIDAEGNRLYRVCRRPEEHFYWDSVHPTQAGWAAAFEFLRL
- the LOC135632911 gene encoding GDSL esterase/lipase At5g03610-like isoform X2; translated protein: MAKANRFLALLYAFSLVFLVMGTRIAGSAHGKQRPEHHYVNKLFVFGDSYVDTGNLGRLLGRLARSWFDPYGMTFPRKPTGRFSDGRVLTDYVASFLRIRSPIPYRIRKFGQKLLPYGMNFAVAGSGIFDTGNFQSNLTAQIDKFQAQIDDGVFSRHDLKSSAALIAVSGNDYQFLSELDPDYLHLKVDLKRLSHIGVPKVIVTNLHPIGCVPYYTRPTKYTACYSNVSSAVAEHNRRVDELMQELGGGSDTTFLSLDVNTAFLNVLHRAKGAKEIKHPLVPCCESRSNTTECGEIDAEGNRLYRVCRRPEEHFYWDSVHPTQAGWAAAFEFLRL